Proteins encoded in a region of the Benincasa hispida cultivar B227 chromosome 2, ASM972705v1, whole genome shotgun sequence genome:
- the LOC120071519 gene encoding transmembrane protein 258, whose product MAPKPVTSPVPEAWYPTLAVLMISVGLIITASFFIYEATTSRKNRSLAKEITRGSIASIFLGFGSLFLLLASGVYV is encoded by the exons ATG GCTCCGAAACCTGTTACCAGTCCCGTCCCCGAAGCCTGGTACCCAACCCTTGCGGTTTTGATGATCTCTGTTGGCCTCATCATTACCGCTTCGTTTTTCAT CTATGAAGCTACAACTTCCAGGAAAAACCGTAGTCTGGCAAAGGAAATCACTAGAGGATCGATTGCCTCCATTTTCTTG GGTTTTGGATCCTTATTCTTGTTGCTTGCTTCTGGTGTTTATGTCTAA